A stretch of the Pangasianodon hypophthalmus isolate fPanHyp1 chromosome 28, fPanHyp1.pri, whole genome shotgun sequence genome encodes the following:
- the chs1 gene encoding chitin synthase 1, whose protein sequence is MEDLRNRGRKREGRHRDTWDPFQLNPIGAEKEKKRTCLMLMQHFMAVVVGLLVLTSAVISKGSLLTLATLSSPNSLRSSTDRQFYTLLLMCALVTPNLLVFLKCLWKCAFKSFVPPSKKTMAIISVIEILVALGTSILVLVVMPQFDVLTNLFISGGVCIGTAFLHAVLRLQHQRWMIIFPICSIILVLTGYSLLAADYNVRMTSYLPNQGKDCYYYVGIAILASLLISLNWWENSLQASNNIQDMLAELDGFRDSVFMITSLMRIAVTVGVYFLYYCLIAETRINWNAFTEITDNTLEIGLGVFFLQAFCSAACHWFGVVACKIHAVRMSFAMPVLLTGPVTLIVGITLFLTQASTLDVAPETSYFSEVTDNYTSIDNPFLDFCSGLANMKVSNSTPLILLELSKSICRTTLNSHYAVWPFSMLALEGVCMWLGLITCTYYVWSMKVPRIERTSQLFVRRLYESAFIDQSLLLNTKMKVKNPESFEDIENCVIYLCATMWHETYDEMLKILTSMFRLDRYRGDPKEEHKDYFDFECHIFVDDAFMKDKGTEKKMVNSYVEDLINVVMEVYRVFTNKEPDEVSIIESPYGGRIAFVLPEGNTLFVHLKDKGLIRNKKRWSQIMYMYYLLGWKGYIVKNPQKITRQNNVCRASLISLDGEAYLLPTFDNDSKRKHISDDNTYILALDGDTDFHPSAVILLVDRLRMYANVGAACGRIHPTGMGPMVWYQKFEYAVGHWLQKTAEHVFGCVLCSPGCFSLFRGSALMDDNVLKRYTTKATRASEYVQYDQGEDRWLCTLLLQQGWRVEYNAASDAYTNSPQEFKEFYNQRRRWGPSTLANTLDLLHSGKETVKRNSSISMLYIFYQIFTVASSILGPASVTLMVAGAFQFVFSIPGDLSIIIAVIPPVVYMLICFFTKSNFQITIAAILSVLYAFLMTASFFSIIGDMVKEGTFITPTGIFLVSMAILYLVTAILHPQEFGMIVYGLMYFICIPSGYLLLTIYSLVNMNNVSWGTRESNKEKEQKKHVGILCNRNCKLCCWDVNIQVTQETENLMLQQIQQAVNPNGSPDKTEMTVQGAEESLKHSQTENLPTENNRDVALRMRDIKHLSNDKEQDTKSVNSTSDISMDQKTFTSYDDDEEEEDDLDAYDDQKEQEKEVVPNSDWVGPVKTVFLRKLTYANLKRNLQEQIRYTLRNKDQEDLCEELVLMLTDTLNEEIRDKVGPEDILSDSQLEELQDALNESARRILKTNRMQINRMKRLEARVKRAIERTLVAPQVVKLSEDETDFWNKLIERYLQPINDPKSHLEQVERELKSLRNKAVFLYFIVNVLWVVATFFLQAIGSDIISIKIPKYLPNGSLADEPLKVEPLSLMFLLSFAILLLIQFLAMLYHRVYTLIHVLAYRSSEKDYTEKDADEEDLILENQSTNDLVITGDDL, encoded by the exons ATGGAGGACCTGAGGAATAGGGGCcgaaagagagaggggaggcACAG GGACACATGGGACCCATTTCAGCTGAATCCTATTGGagctgagaaagaaaagaagagaacatGTTTGATGTTAATGCAGCATTTCATGGCAGTGGTTGTAGGTCTACTGGTCTTGACCAGTGCCGTCATCAGCAAG GGTTCTCTCCTAACATTGGCCACACTTTCCAGTCCAAATTCCCTCCGGAGTTCTACGGATAGGCAGTTCTACACGCTACTGCTGATGTGTGCCCTAGTAACACCCAACCTGTTGGTGTTCCTCAAGTGTCTGTGGAAATGTGCCTTCAAAAGCTTTGTTCCACCCAGCAAGAAAACCATGGCGATT atttcagtaATTGAGATCCTAGTGGCACTGGGGACCTCGATCTTGGTTCTGGTTGTCATGCCTCAGTTTGATGTGCTCACCAACCTTTTCATATCTGGAGGAGTCTGCATTGGCACTGCCTTCCTTCATGCTGTCCTTCGTCTTCAGCACCAACGCTGGATGATCATCTTTCCTATTTGCTCCATTATTCTAGTGCTCACTGGCTACAGCCTGCTGGCTGCCGATTACAATGTGCGAATGACTTCTTATCTCCCAAACCAAGGGAAAGACTGTTACTACTATGTTGGCATTGCTATATTGGCTTCACTGCTTATCTCTCTTAACTGGTGGGAGAATTCTCTACAGGCCAGCAATAATATTCAGGATATGCTAGCTGAGTTAGATGGCTTCAGAGATTCTGTCTTCATGATCACCAGTCTCATGAGGATTGCTGTCACTGTTGGGGTGTACTTCCTTTATTATTGCTTAATAGCTGAGACCCGCATCAACTGGAATGCTTTCACAGAAATTACAGATAATACCCTTGAGATAGGCCTTGGGGTGTTCTTCCTTCAAGCCTTCTGCTCTGCCGCCTGCCACTGGTTTGGGGTTGTGGCCTGCAAGATCCATGCCGTGAGGATGAGCTTTGCCATGCCAGTCTTATTGACAGGCCCTGTTACACTGATTGTAGGCATAACACTTTTCCTGACTCAAGCGAGCACCTTGGATGTGGCACCAGAGACTTCTTACTTCTCTGAGGTGACAGACAACTACACATCAATTGACAACCCATTTCTGGACTTTTGCTCTGGTCTTGCGAATATGAAGGTCTCTAACAGCACTCCACTGATCCTCCTGGAACTTTCCAAGAGTATCTGCAGAACAACACTGAATAGCCATTATGCAGTTTGGCCTTTCTCCATGCTTGCGCTTGAGGGGGTGTGCATGTGGCTCGGGTTGATTACATGCACATATTATGTTTGGAGCATGAAGGTGCCACGTATCGAGCGGACATCCCAGCTCTTTGTGCGGCGGCTGTACGAATCTGCTTTCATTGATCAATCTCTACTTCTAAACACCAAAATGAAAGTGAAGAACCCAGAAAG CTTTGAGGATATAGAGAACTGTGTCATATATCTCTGTGCAACAATGTGGCATGAAACATATGATGAGATGCTTAAGATCCTCACCTCAATGTTCAG ACTGGACAGGTACAGAGGTGATCCAAAAGAAGAACACAAAGATTACTTTGACTTtgaatgccatatttttgtcgATGATGCCTTCATGAAAGATAAAGGCACTGAGAAAAAGATGGTCAATTCATATGTGGAAGATCTAATAAATGTGGTCATGGAAGTATACAG AGTATTCACAAACAAAGAGCCAGATGAAGTCTCTATCATTGAAAGTCCTTATGGTGGTCGGATTGCATTTGTGCTACCAGAGGGAAATACGTTATTTGTCCATCTCAAGGACAAAGGACTAATACGAAACAAAAAGAGATGGTCACAG ataatgtatatgtattatCTTCTGGGTTGGAAAGGTTACATAGTGAAAAATCCCCAAAAAATCACT AGACAGAACAATGTATGTCGTGCAAGTCTCATATCACTGGATGGAGAAGCTTACCTCTTACCAACCTTTGATAACGATAGTAAAAGGAAACACATATCAGATGACAACACGTATATCTTGGCTTTGGATGGAGACACTGACTTCCATCCCTCTGCTGTGATTTTACTGGTTGATCGTCTTCGAATGTATGCTAATGTAGGTGCTGCTTGTGGAAGAATTCATCCAACTGGAATGG GGCCAATGGTGTGGTATCAGAAGTTTGAGTATGCTGTGGGTCACTGGCTACAGAAAACAGCAGAGcatgtgtttgggtgtgtgctTTGTAGCCCTGGATGCTTCAGCCTGTTCAGAGGGTCAGCTCTAATGGATGACAATGTGCTGAAACGATACACCACCAAGGCCACCAGGGCTTCTGAGTACGTCCAATATGACCAAG GTGAGGATCGCTGGCTTTGCACATTGCTTCTCCAGCAGGGATGGAGAGTGGAGTACAATGCTGCCTCGGATGCTTACACTAATTCTCCTCAAGAATTTAAGGAGTTCTACAACCAAAGGCGCCGCTGGGGTCCCTCTACTCTTGCAAATACTTTAGACCTTCTACACAGTGGAAAAGAAACTGTAAAAAGGAACTCTTCCATATCTATGCTCTACATCTTCTACCAGATCTTCACTGTGGCTTCTTCTATTCTTGGACCTGCTTCTGTCACCTTGATGGTAGCTG GGGCTTTCCAGTTCGTGTTTAGTATCCCAGGAGACCTGTCCATTATCATAGCTGTCATACCACCAGTTGTTTACATGCTAATTTGTTTCTTCACCAAATCCAACTTCCAGATTACCATCGCTGCCATTCTTAGTGTTTTGTATGCATTTCTGATGACAGCATCTTTCTTCTCCATTATTG GTGACATGGTGAAGGAAGGCACATTCATCACCCCTACTGGGATATTTCTGGTGTCCATGGCAATCTTGTACTTGGTCACAGCAATACTTCATCCCCAGGAGTTTGGCATGATTGTCTACGGTCTCATGTACTTTATATGCATCCCTAGCGGTTACCTCCTCCTTACTATCTACTCCTTGGTCAACATGAACAATGTCTCCTGGGGCACTCGAGAATCCAACAAAGAGAAGGAGCAGAAGAAGCACGTTGGAATTTTGTGTAACCGCAACTGCAAACTCTGTTGCTGGGATGTAAATATCCAAGTCACCCAAGAAACCGAAAACCTGATGCTCCAGCAAATCCAGCAAGCAGTTAATCCAAATGGTTCACCGGACAAAACAGAGATGACTGTACAGGGTGCTGAAGAAAGTTTAAAACACTCTCAAACTGAAAATCTTCCTACTGAAAACAACAGAGATGTTGCATTGAGGATGAGAGACATCAAGCATCTGTCCAATGACAAGGAACAAGATACAAAATCTGTGAACAG TACAAGTGACATCAGCATGGATCAAAAAACTTTCACAtcatatgatgatgatgaggaggaggaggatgactTGGATGCATATGATGATCAGAAAGAGCAAGAAAAGGAAGTTGTCCCTAACAGCG ACTGGGTTGGACCAGTGAAAACAGTATTCCTGAGGAAGCTTACCTATGCAAATCTCAAGAGGAACCTCCAGGAGCAGATTAGATACACCCTCAGAAATAAGGACCAGGAAGACCTTTGTGAAGAGCTGGTGCTCATGCTAACTGACACTCTCAATGAAGAGATAAGGGACAAAGTGGGCCCAGAGGATATTTTGTCAGACAGCCAATTGGAAGAACTACAGGATGCACTTAATGAGTCAGCAAGGAGGATCCTGAAGACCAACCGCATGCAGATCAACCGCATGAAAAGGCTGGAGGCAAGAGTCAAACGAGCTATTGAGAGAACCCTGGTGGCCCCCCAGGTTGTGAAACTGTCTGAG GATGAGACAGACTTCTGGAATAAACTGATAGAGCGCTACCTGCAACCCATAAATGATCCCAAAAGCCATCTAGAGCAAGTGGAAAGGGAACTGAAATCCCTTCGGAACAAG GCAGTATTTCTGTACTTTATTGTGAACGTCTTATGGGTTGTGGccacattttttcttcaagcCATTGGCAGTGACATAATCAGCATCAAGATTCCTAAATATTTGCCAAATGGCAGTTTGGCTGATGAACCTCTGAAGGTGGAACCTCTAAGTTTAATGTTCCTGCTGTCTTTTGCCATACTTCTGTTGATCCAGTTTCTGGCTATGCTTTACCACAG AGTGTACACCTTGATCCACGTGTTAGCCTACAGAAGCTCGGAGAAGGACTACACAGAAAAGGATGCA GATGAGGAAGACTTGATCTTGGAAAACCAAAGTACGAATGACCTTGTCATAACCGGTGATGACCTGTGA